A single window of Egibacteraceae bacterium DNA harbors:
- the purH gene encoding bifunctional phosphoribosylaminoimidazolecarboxamide formyltransferase/IMP cyclohydrolase: MTASTVPVRRALVSVYDKEGLGDFAHGLAAAGVEIISTGSTATSIRDAGVAVTDVSQVTGFPEILDGRVKTLHPAVHAGILADRDKRAHVDALEELAVRAIDLVVVNLYPFRATVADPDVEVATAIEMIDIGGPTMLRAAAKNHAHVGVVVDRSDYPAVLDEIADGGLPASTRARLAAKAFAHTAAYDADVAAWFARDQGFGPQHGPVYRKVADLRYGENPHQAAAYYVERGEPWGLGSARQLHGKELSYNNLLDTDAAWLMAADFADPCVAIIKHTNPAGLAVADTLAGAYPAALAGDPISAFGGIVAANRPVDGDTARQVVEVFTEVVVAPGFTEEALQVLRGKANLRVLQIERPGMPGAALVARSVSGGMVVQEADAVPEEPDRWTVPTAAQPDPAQRDELAFAWQVAKHVKSNAIVLTRDHAAVGVGAGQMSRVDSVRLAVEKSGGRVAGAVLASDAFFPFRDGVDAALDAGVTALIQPGGSVRDEEVVAACDERGVPMVLTGRRHFRH, translated from the coding sequence GTGACCGCATCCACCGTCCCCGTCCGCCGCGCGCTGGTCAGCGTCTACGACAAGGAGGGCCTCGGTGACTTCGCGCACGGTCTGGCCGCCGCCGGCGTGGAGATCATCTCGACCGGCTCGACGGCCACGTCCATCCGCGATGCCGGGGTCGCCGTGACCGACGTGAGCCAGGTGACCGGCTTCCCCGAGATCCTCGACGGTCGCGTGAAGACCCTCCATCCGGCGGTGCACGCCGGGATCCTCGCCGACCGGGACAAGCGCGCCCACGTCGACGCGCTGGAGGAGCTGGCGGTGCGCGCCATCGACCTCGTCGTCGTGAACCTCTACCCGTTCCGGGCGACGGTGGCCGATCCCGACGTCGAGGTGGCGACCGCGATCGAGATGATCGACATCGGTGGCCCCACGATGCTGCGCGCGGCCGCGAAGAACCACGCCCACGTCGGGGTGGTCGTCGATCGCAGCGACTACCCCGCGGTGCTCGACGAGATCGCCGACGGCGGGCTGCCCGCGTCCACGCGGGCCCGCCTGGCGGCGAAGGCCTTCGCACACACGGCCGCCTACGACGCCGACGTGGCGGCGTGGTTCGCGAGGGACCAGGGCTTCGGGCCCCAGCACGGACCCGTCTACCGCAAGGTCGCGGACCTGCGCTACGGCGAGAACCCCCACCAGGCGGCCGCCTACTACGTGGAGCGCGGCGAGCCATGGGGGCTCGGCTCGGCTCGCCAGCTGCACGGCAAGGAGCTGTCCTACAACAACCTCCTCGATACGGACGCCGCCTGGTTGATGGCCGCGGACTTCGCCGACCCGTGCGTGGCGATCATCAAGCACACCAACCCCGCGGGTCTGGCGGTGGCCGACACCCTGGCGGGCGCGTACCCGGCCGCGTTGGCCGGTGACCCGATCAGCGCCTTCGGCGGCATCGTGGCCGCCAACCGGCCGGTGGACGGCGACACCGCCCGCCAGGTCGTCGAGGTCTTCACCGAGGTCGTGGTCGCCCCCGGGTTCACCGAGGAGGCGCTCCAGGTGCTGCGGGGCAAGGCGAACCTGCGGGTCCTGCAGATCGAGCGCCCCGGCATGCCCGGCGCAGCCCTGGTCGCTCGCAGCGTCAGCGGGGGGATGGTGGTCCAGGAGGCCGACGCCGTCCCGGAGGAGCCGGATCGGTGGACGGTGCCGACGGCGGCGCAGCCAGACCCCGCACAGCGCGACGAGCTCGCCTTCGCCTGGCAGGTCGCCAAGCACGTCAAGTCCAACGCCATCGTGCTGACCCGCGACCACGCCGCCGTCGGCGTCGGCGCCGGACAGATGTCGCGGGTGGACAGCGTCCGGCTTGCCGTCGAGAAGTCCGGCGGACGCGTCGCGGGTGCGGTGCTGGCGAGCGACGCGTTCTTCCCGTTCCGTGACGGGGTCGACGCGGCCCTGGACGCGGGGGTGACCGCCCTCATCCAGCCGGGCGGCAGCGTCCGCGACGAGGAGGTCGTGGCGGCCTGTGACGAGCGTGGCGTACCCATGGTGCTGACCGGGCGCCGACACTTCCGCCACTAG